A stretch of Ignavibacteria bacterium DNA encodes these proteins:
- a CDS encoding phage tail tape measure protein yields MVKTINPFCCCWWCRSAGRGSRPLGRDVADGTRNDADKDAETMMNMANAIAAGVKVGAAEIPQMSEAILQVGAVSKEAGLNINELNATLQAMAVGGKYGAEAGTVLRNIPHEDARHGRGGSRGVVEAWPHGHKSSSTLQGQGIGAHSRPEKSFDSNSNAAERNASIMKIFDKYNGAALMGFLRKCRYVEDVSDRDRPRGSARGRGNGRRYRTSGDPHGHGRYEAQEVRLGDRRAVHQTR; encoded by the coding sequence ATGGTGAAGACGATCAACCCGTTTTGCTGCTGCTGGTGGTGTCGAAGCGCAGGAAGGGGCTCTCGCCCTCTCGGACGCGATGTTGCAGATGGGACTCGCAACGACGCCGACAAGGACGCCGAGACCATGATGAACATGGCGAACGCAATCGCGGCTGGTGTGAAGGTCGGTGCTGCTGAAATCCCGCAGATGTCCGAAGCGATCTTGCAGGTCGGCGCGGTGTCGAAGGAAGCAGGACTCAACATCAACGAGTTGAACGCTACGTTGCAGGCGATGGCTGTTGGTGGTAAGTACGGCGCGGAAGCTGGTACGGTACTCCGCAACATCCCTCACGAAGATGCAAGGCATGGCAGGGGAGGAAGCCGAGGAGTTGTCGAAGCATGGCCTCACGGTCACAAATCCTCGTCAACGTTGCAAGGTCAAGGTATCGGCGCGCACTCACGCCCTGAAAAGTCGTTTGACTCGAACAGCAATGCCGCCGAGCGCAACGCCTCGATCATGAAAATCTTTGACAAGTACAACGGCGCGGCACTGATGGGCTTTCTCCGCAAATGTCGATACGTTGAAGATGTATCAGACCGAGATCGACCGCGTGGTAGCGCAAGGGGACGCGGCAACGGACGGCGTTATCGCACAAGCGGCGATCCGCATGGACACGGCAGATACGAAGCTCAAGAAGTTCGCCTCGGTGATCGAAGAGCAGTACATCAAACTCGGTGA